Below is a window of Phocoena sinus isolate mPhoSin1 chromosome 2, mPhoSin1.pri, whole genome shotgun sequence DNA.
ATTTGGTTCATTTCCTGCAAAACCAGAATTTCCCAGGCATTAGGGGGAAATGCAACCCTCCCTGCATCCCCTGTAGCCCTCTCCATACCCCTACTCCAGAGACCCCGGCCATCCTTTCTAATTTCCCACTTTCTCCCTGAACTTGAGCAACCTACAAAAAGCCTCTCCAAGATCCCTCATGCCCCTGCAAATCTTCATTGCGGCAGTCCATTCAGGCAGGGTGGTAGGCAGAAAGTCACTGAGGCCACCAAGGATGGCCAAACATCCTAAAGCCCAGCTCCAATCCCTGGCGCAATGCGCGCCTCCAACAGGTATCCCCACAGGCTAGACACGGCTTCTTTTGGTAGCAGaaccaatgaaaagaaaaaacagcaggTGGTGCCTGAGAAGCCCTCAGAGGGAACAGAGGGAGGCTCAGCAAGGTGGGTACGGTTCAAATCCTACTTCCACCACCGAGCTTACTTGAATAAGCCACCTTGCCTCTCCGGAAaatttttcctcatctgtgaaataggtataaaaatatattccGTGTAAGGGTGTCATAATTCGGAGCGCTATGGAGAGTGTTAAGCATTAGTGGAGAGTGAAAAggaattcaatattttttatgtatttattgatatatatagatacatatcaTAGCTATAGCTACAGCTATAGCTATAGATAGAGATAACGTTCGAAGGGGAGAAAATTCCTAAAGTGTGTAGCAGGGAAAACCAGCCGAGTGCAACCCCGAGGAGCAGGGCCGGGAGTCCCAGGCTAGCGGGAGCGCACCCAGGCGCCGGGGCCGGTGCATCGGCGCGCGCAGGTGCGGCGGGCGCGCAGTGACAGCAGGTTGGCGGTGCAAGTTGGCCCGCGGGGGCTGCAAAGGGGCGGCGGACCCACCTGAAGACGCGCAGCAGCAGGCAGGCTATGAGGAAGGCGGAGAAGGCGCACGCCACGATCACGGCTGCCTTCAGGGTAGGCAGGTCGCGGAGCAGGCTGGAGATGCGGGTCACCAGGGCGTCACCGCTGCTGTTGGaactgccgccgccgccgccgccgccgccgccgccgccgccgcccgccgcctcCCCGGAGCCCATCCCGGTGGCGTTCCCGGGCCCAGGGCCGGGCGGCGGCCGCGGCTGGCGCTCGGATCCGGACTGCGGCGGAGCGACAGACTCGGCTCTGCTGGCGCGGGCGGCGGGCGCGGCCAGGAGCGCGAGCAGCACCAGCAGCGGCAGAAGCCGCGCGGGCGGCGGCGCGGCGCGCATGGTGCGGTCCGGCGGCCCGGGGTTGGGCTGGGCGAGCGCGGCGGAGCCCTGGGTCCCGCACCGGCGACGAGGCCTTCACCGGCTACTCCCGCGGC
It encodes the following:
- the FAM174B gene encoding membrane protein FAM174B codes for the protein MRAAPPPARLLPLLVLLALLAAPAARASRAESVAPPQSGSERQPRPPPGPGPGNATGMGSGEAAGGGGGGGGGGGGGSSNSSGDALVTRISSLLRDLPTLKAAVIVACAFSAFLIACLLLRVFRSGKRLKKTRKYDIITTPAERVEMAPLNEEDDEDEDSTVFDIKYR